A single window of Hymenobacter sp. APR13 DNA harbors:
- a CDS encoding SusD/RagB family nutrient-binding outer membrane lipoprotein: protein MKASLFSAALAAALLVVAGCSDDVLDRIGTNPDNPETATARLLLPQVEVNDAFAISGTDLAWYASIFVEHSTGVHAQFEQSDKRAPGYFNPNITANLWGNLYNAQLKDLQVLLEQASTGREAGAWRYVGIGKILRARTLGVATDLFGRIPNSEALQGAANLKPRFDTQESVYQDMQRLLDEALLDLDKPSNQNPGPADLFYGGDATKWKRAAYALKARYANRLSKRDPQGSATRALAALAQGLQGPQDDLTFRSFSASATAENPWYQELNDRRHFAVSSTLYGLLSSLNDPRRFSLVGTVGGQRVPAPNGTAQNDQAGTRYSKASAQLINATAPMPLMTFAEQKFIEAEAHLRLGNRPAAYAAYQTAVQTALSQQFVSAADAATYTAQPAVFMGAANLTLRDIIVQKYLSFYVYQPIEAYNDYRRTGFPALNNPAGPAPRRFPYAQPSFDSNRENVPTVGPQDGVWWDDGTED from the coding sequence ATGAAAGCTTCGCTGTTTTCCGCCGCTCTGGCGGCCGCCCTGCTGGTGGTTGCCGGCTGCTCCGATGACGTGCTGGACCGCATCGGCACCAACCCCGACAACCCCGAAACCGCCACCGCGCGCCTATTGCTGCCCCAGGTGGAAGTAAACGACGCCTTCGCCATTTCGGGCACCGACTTAGCCTGGTACGCCTCCATCTTCGTGGAGCACTCTACCGGCGTGCATGCGCAGTTCGAGCAATCGGACAAGCGCGCCCCCGGCTACTTCAATCCTAACATCACAGCCAACCTCTGGGGCAACCTCTACAACGCCCAACTCAAGGACCTGCAGGTGCTGCTGGAGCAGGCCAGCACCGGCCGCGAGGCCGGGGCCTGGCGCTACGTGGGCATCGGCAAAATTCTGCGGGCCCGCACCTTGGGCGTCGCCACCGATTTATTTGGGCGCATTCCCAATTCGGAAGCCCTGCAGGGCGCTGCCAATCTGAAGCCCCGCTTTGATACCCAGGAGTCGGTGTACCAGGACATGCAACGCCTGCTGGACGAAGCCCTGCTGGACCTGGACAAGCCCAGCAATCAGAACCCCGGCCCGGCCGACCTGTTTTACGGCGGCGACGCGACCAAGTGGAAGCGGGCGGCCTACGCCCTGAAGGCCCGCTATGCCAACCGCCTGAGCAAGCGCGACCCCCAGGGCTCGGCCACGCGGGCCCTGGCCGCGCTGGCCCAGGGCCTGCAAGGCCCGCAGGACGACCTCACGTTCCGCAGCTTCTCCGCGTCTGCCACCGCCGAAAACCCCTGGTACCAGGAGCTGAACGACCGGCGCCACTTCGCCGTGAGCAGCACGTTGTACGGCTTGCTTTCTTCCCTCAACGACCCGCGCCGCTTCTCGCTGGTGGGCACCGTGGGCGGGCAGCGGGTGCCCGCCCCCAATGGGACGGCCCAGAACGACCAGGCCGGTACGCGCTACTCCAAGGCCTCGGCCCAGCTCATCAACGCCACCGCCCCCATGCCGCTGATGACGTTTGCCGAGCAAAAGTTCATTGAGGCGGAGGCGCACCTGCGCCTGGGCAACCGTCCGGCCGCCTACGCCGCTTACCAGACGGCCGTGCAGACGGCCCTGAGCCAGCAGTTTGTGTCGGCCGCCGACGCGGCCACTTACACGGCCCAGCCCGCGGTATTCATGGGCGCGGCGAACCTGACCCTGCGCGACATCATAGTGCAGAAATACCTGAGCTTCTACGTGTACCAGCCCATAGAAGCCTATAACGACTACCGGCGCACCGGCTTCCCGGCGCTCAACAACCCCGCCGGCCCGGCCCCGCGCCGCTTTCCGTACGCCCAGCCGTCCTTCGACTCGAACCGCGAGAACGTGCCCACCGTGGGTCCGCAAGACGGGGTGTGGTGGGACGACGGCACGGAGGATTAA
- a CDS encoding DUF3667 domain-containing protein yields MRSLPRTPLPEKPPSAAQCPNCGSALPPGQFCPGCGQPRHHRLTTSHVLHELLHVFTHADKSIFAYAGRVLARPARPVTDYLAGRRRRHFNPFQFLLLAVGLTTLLTTSFHFYEQLGTGVQARMAAQGAPAALLARAGTYFQTLGRFVNVWSLGLLPLFALVAWGAYRRRGLNYAESFLVVVVVGSAYQLWLGGVLLGWLGATGGKLPAFSLAPLQAAVYLVYLTAIGRGALGLGWGGALGRALLVTLLASAIGLALNYVLFQLYVLGG; encoded by the coding sequence ATGCGTAGCCTACCACGTACCCCCCTGCCTGAGAAGCCGCCCTCGGCTGCCCAGTGCCCCAACTGCGGCAGTGCCCTGCCACCGGGCCAGTTTTGCCCCGGCTGCGGGCAGCCCCGCCACCATCGGCTTACGACGAGCCATGTGCTGCATGAGCTTCTACACGTGTTCACCCACGCCGACAAAAGCATCTTCGCCTACGCCGGGCGGGTGCTGGCGCGCCCGGCCCGGCCGGTGACAGACTACCTGGCCGGGCGGCGGCGCCGCCACTTCAACCCGTTTCAGTTTCTGCTGCTGGCCGTGGGGCTCACCACGCTGCTGACCACCTCGTTTCATTTTTATGAGCAGTTGGGCACCGGCGTGCAGGCCCGGATGGCCGCCCAAGGGGCGCCGGCCGCGCTGCTGGCGCGGGCGGGCACCTACTTCCAGACCCTGGGGCGTTTCGTAAACGTGTGGAGCCTGGGGCTGCTGCCGCTGTTTGCGCTGGTGGCCTGGGGCGCGTACCGCCGCCGGGGCCTCAACTACGCCGAGTCGTTTCTGGTGGTCGTGGTAGTGGGCAGCGCCTACCAACTGTGGCTGGGCGGCGTGCTGCTGGGCTGGCTGGGCGCCACCGGAGGAAAGTTGCCCGCCTTTTCGCTGGCCCCGCTGCAGGCGGCCGTGTACTTGGTCTACCTAACGGCCATCGGGCGGGGGGCGCTGGGGCTGGGTTGGGGCGGGGCCCTGGGCCGGGCCTTGCTGGTTACGCTACTGGCCTCGGCCATCGGGCTGGCTTTGAACTACGTCCTGTTTCAGCTCTACGTGCTAGGCGGCTGA
- a CDS encoding SMP-30/gluconolactonase/LRE family protein, with translation MRLPLLFIRVRPLLVLGAGLLAACSGGAAPDDAATGRKVSRPALPAAFSLPAPGLIAEGLAYDPAGHALYVSTVRGQTIYRLPANGTLRRFSRPADSLSGVFGLAIDTVRGYLWAATGPVPHLARPGAAAPGVALVRYPLAGGPPRRFPVPADGRPHLLGDVLPAPDGTVYATDSRTPVLYRLRPGQLHPEPWLNDSLFYSLQGLALLPGARTLLLADYHRGVLAVELATGRVRALTPPPTDKLRGLDGLCHIGPTTLLATRNGTAPNRLLRVTLDTVAGAVRAATPLSTGPLPDLTLGTVAAGRFYYIGRSGWAEFDEQGRPLPGVAPAPARVGSILLPAR, from the coding sequence ATGCGCCTTCCACTATTATTTATTCGGGTCCGGCCGCTGCTCGTGCTTGGTGCCGGGCTGCTGGCCGCCTGCTCCGGTGGCGCGGCCCCCGACGACGCCGCTACTGGGAGAAAGGTTTCCCGGCCGGCGCTGCCCGCGGCGTTTAGCCTGCCCGCGCCGGGCCTGATTGCCGAGGGACTGGCCTACGACCCGGCCGGCCACGCGCTGTATGTCAGCACGGTGCGCGGACAGACGATTTACCGGCTGCCAGCCAACGGGACGCTCCGGCGCTTCAGCCGCCCCGCCGATTCGCTCAGCGGCGTGTTCGGGCTGGCCATAGATACGGTGCGCGGCTACCTCTGGGCCGCTACCGGGCCAGTGCCCCACCTGGCCCGGCCGGGGGCCGCCGCGCCGGGGGTGGCGCTGGTGCGCTATCCGCTAGCCGGCGGCCCGCCCCGCCGCTTCCCAGTCCCCGCCGACGGCCGCCCCCACCTGCTGGGCGACGTACTGCCCGCTCCCGACGGCACCGTATACGCCACCGACAGCCGCACGCCCGTGCTCTACCGCCTGCGCCCCGGCCAACTCCACCCCGAGCCCTGGCTGAACGACTCCCTATTCTACTCCCTGCAGGGCTTGGCCCTGCTGCCCGGCGCCCGTACCCTGCTGCTGGCCGACTACCACCGGGGCGTGCTGGCGGTGGAACTGGCCACCGGCCGGGTACGGGCCTTGACGCCACCGCCTACCGACAAGCTGCGCGGCCTTGATGGCCTGTGCCACATCGGCCCCACCACCCTGCTGGCCACCCGCAACGGCACTGCGCCCAACCGCCTGTTGCGGGTCACCCTCGACACCGTGGCCGGGGCCGTACGCGCCGCTACTCCGCTGTCCACCGGGCCACTGCCCGACCTGACGCTGGGCACCGTGGCCGCCGGCCGCTTCTACTACATTGGCCGCAGCGGCTGGGCGGAGTTCGACGAGCAAGGGCGGCCGCTGCCGGGCGTGGCTCCCGCGCCGGCCCGGGTGGGCTCGATACTGTTGCCTGCCCGCTGA
- a CDS encoding LytR/AlgR family response regulator transcription factor, which translates to MSCRALIADDEDLCRQVVRSYLGAAADVEIVAETATGDDTARQLLELRPELVFLDVQMPEGDGFEVLRAVWPHHQPVVIFTTAYDRYALQAFEAHALDYLLKPFTPTRFQQALARAREQLRLTAQARPPGLGELVAGPPVAPLRRLLIKEGRRFFFVKLAEVMYVEADGNYLVLHTQDGRRHLLYESLTRLEKQLDPATFVRISRGCVLNLDYVASLETYFNGEYIVSLQPPGATLKWTRLYRDNANAFFARQG; encoded by the coding sequence ATGAGCTGCCGTGCCCTGATTGCCGACGACGAAGACCTGTGCCGCCAGGTGGTGCGCTCCTACCTGGGCGCCGCCGCCGACGTGGAAATAGTGGCCGAAACGGCGACCGGCGACGATACAGCCCGCCAGCTGCTGGAGCTGCGGCCCGAGCTGGTGTTCCTAGACGTGCAGATGCCCGAAGGCGACGGGTTTGAGGTGCTGCGAGCCGTGTGGCCGCACCACCAGCCAGTGGTCATTTTCACCACGGCCTACGACCGGTATGCCCTGCAGGCGTTTGAGGCGCACGCCCTCGACTACCTGCTCAAGCCGTTTACGCCCACCCGCTTTCAGCAGGCGCTGGCCCGCGCCCGCGAGCAGCTGCGCCTGACGGCCCAGGCCCGCCCGCCGGGGCTGGGCGAGCTGGTGGCCGGGCCCCCGGTGGCCCCGCTGCGCCGCCTGCTCATCAAGGAAGGCCGCCGCTTCTTTTTTGTGAAGCTGGCCGAGGTGATGTACGTGGAGGCCGATGGCAATTACTTAGTGCTGCACACCCAGGACGGGCGCCGCCACCTGCTCTACGAAAGCCTTACGCGCCTGGAAAAGCAGCTGGACCCGGCCACCTTCGTGCGCATCAGCCGGGGCTGCGTGCTGAACCTGGACTACGTGGCCAGCCTGGAAACCTACTTCAACGGCGAGTACATCGTGAGCCTGCAGCCCCCCGGGGCTACCCTCAAATGGACCCGCCTCTACCGCGACAACGCCAACGCCTTTTTCGCCCGGCAGGGGTAG
- a CDS encoding TfoX/Sxy family protein, which yields MSATDDLLPPLYDALQTAGVVEAQSMFRGTTLMLNGKMCVSIGPEDVMFRFDPQQHEQAMQRPGARPMQQRGREYRGYAFVEAATLRLPQELAYWLGLALAFNPQARPARRRT from the coding sequence ATGTCCGCCACCGACGACCTGCTGCCACCCTTGTACGATGCTCTGCAAACCGCCGGGGTGGTGGAGGCCCAGTCCATGTTCCGGGGAACCACGCTCATGCTGAACGGAAAGATGTGCGTGAGCATCGGGCCGGAAGACGTGATGTTTCGCTTCGACCCGCAGCAGCACGAGCAGGCCATGCAACGGCCCGGCGCCCGCCCTATGCAGCAGCGTGGCCGCGAGTACCGCGGGTATGCGTTCGTGGAAGCTGCCACGCTGCGGCTACCTCAGGAACTGGCCTACTGGCTTGGGCTGGCGCTTGCGTTCAACCCCCAGGCCCGGCCCGCGCGCCGGCGAACCTGA
- a CDS encoding CPBP family intramembrane glutamic endopeptidase produces the protein MLTFAPSLRRLLRRSDARYDYYAAQYQARTPAARAWYLAFYLLPGLLVYAAINVAPVYAAGLRLTGLAGPVYQYAWLIGITYGWHLLLPVLVLRYADGLPWRDIPDFLGLRRPDWAGCTWLLLLVFVVFTLLTLPYMRYVQQPLYQWLDQVPAFRIPAYSIFKSAEALYGFPPVWLALLLIGNFVGEEVYFRGYLQKKSAFLGRWNVPVNGVLFAVYHFFQIPQTWPLVVPTLIFPLLMHWRKSLYVVILFHLLINLGWSAVVQWALYGGGQ, from the coding sequence ATGCTCACCTTCGCTCCCTCGCTGCGGCGCCTGCTGCGGCGCTCCGATGCCCGCTACGACTACTACGCCGCCCAGTACCAGGCCCGCACGCCGGCCGCCCGGGCCTGGTACCTGGCCTTTTACCTGCTGCCGGGCCTGCTGGTGTACGCGGCCATCAACGTGGCCCCGGTGTACGCGGCGGGGCTGCGCCTGACGGGTTTGGCGGGACCGGTGTACCAGTATGCTTGGCTGATTGGCATCACCTACGGCTGGCACCTGCTGCTGCCGGTGCTGGTGCTGCGCTACGCCGACGGCCTGCCCTGGCGCGACATTCCGGACTTTCTGGGCTTGCGCCGGCCCGACTGGGCGGGCTGCACTTGGCTGCTACTGCTGGTGTTCGTGGTCTTTACGCTGCTCACGCTGCCCTATATGCGCTACGTGCAGCAGCCCCTGTACCAGTGGCTCGACCAGGTGCCCGCCTTCCGCATTCCTGCCTACAGCATCTTCAAAAGCGCCGAGGCCCTGTACGGCTTCCCGCCGGTCTGGCTGGCGCTGCTGCTGATTGGCAATTTCGTGGGCGAGGAAGTGTACTTCCGGGGCTACCTGCAGAAAAAGTCGGCTTTTCTGGGCCGCTGGAACGTGCCCGTCAACGGGGTGCTGTTCGCCGTGTACCACTTCTTCCAGATTCCGCAGACCTGGCCGCTGGTGGTGCCCACGCTCATCTTTCCGCTGCTCATGCACTGGCGCAAAAGCCTGTACGTGGTCATCCTGTTTCACCTGCTCATCAACCTGGGCTGGTCGGCCGTGGTGCAGTGGGCGCTGTACGGCGGCGGGCAATGA
- a CDS encoding serine hydrolase domain-containing protein, whose translation MSWLRLVLALLLAGVLRDPASAQVPGRALRQLLRASVDTTGPAPVPSVLLVASSPRGRWHWAGQAGWVRNGGARVDARTPVRLASVTKTFTAAVVLQLVEEGRLALDVPLTAYLPAGFVDSLHAGPGGPAGRQLTVRRLLRHTTGLADYILAEPSLLAGVHTPPARPWTPRRLWQSYFARGLHLRPLFWPNDSVHAYSDTNYLLLGTLIEWVCGQPLAAVYRQRIFRPLGLRSAYLEYHEPAPTRRAAAHPYWGRTDVGRLPTGFDWGGGGLAMTTRDLHTFWRALLAGRLFRQPATRLLLFDWVATPAGGYGAGLARAQPPGLPPLVGHAGFYKAFVAYFPELDLYLCGTLNQAHADHVELVRRLLPLLPAAARSGAGLPVPAAGNPRP comes from the coding sequence ATGAGCTGGCTCCGACTAGTGTTGGCTTTGCTGCTGGCCGGGGTCTTACGTGACCCGGCCTCGGCTCAGGTGCCGGGGCGGGCCCTGCGCCAGCTGCTGCGCGCCAGCGTCGATACCACCGGGCCGGCACCGGTGCCCAGCGTGCTGCTGGTGGCCTCGTCGCCGAGGGGGCGCTGGCACTGGGCCGGGCAGGCGGGGTGGGTACGCAACGGCGGCGCCCGCGTGGACGCGCGCACACCGGTGCGGCTGGCCAGCGTCACGAAAACCTTCACGGCCGCCGTAGTGCTGCAGCTGGTGGAAGAAGGCCGCCTGGCCCTGGATGTACCTCTTACCGCGTACCTGCCCGCAGGCTTTGTCGACAGCCTGCACGCGGGCCCCGGCGGCCCGGCCGGGCGCCAGCTCACGGTGCGCCGGCTGCTGCGCCACACCACCGGCCTGGCCGACTACATCCTGGCCGAGCCCTCGCTGCTGGCCGGGGTGCACACGCCCCCCGCCCGCCCCTGGACCCCGCGCCGGCTCTGGCAGTCGTACTTCGCGCGCGGCCTGCATCTGCGCCCCCTGTTCTGGCCCAACGACTCAGTGCACGCCTACAGCGACACGAATTACCTGCTGCTGGGTACGCTCATCGAGTGGGTGTGCGGGCAGCCCCTGGCGGCCGTGTACCGCCAACGCATTTTCCGGCCCCTGGGCCTGCGCAGCGCCTATCTTGAATACCACGAGCCCGCGCCCACCCGGCGGGCGGCGGCCCACCCGTACTGGGGCCGCACCGATGTGGGCCGCCTGCCTACGGGCTTCGACTGGGGCGGCGGCGGCCTGGCCATGACCACCCGTGACCTGCACACCTTCTGGCGGGCCCTGCTGGCGGGCCGCCTGTTCCGGCAACCGGCTACCCGGCTGCTGCTCTTCGACTGGGTAGCCACGCCGGCGGGCGGCTACGGGGCCGGCCTGGCCCGGGCGCAGCCGCCCGGCCTGCCGCCGCTGGTGGGCCACGCCGGGTTCTACAAAGCCTTCGTGGCGTACTTTCCCGAGCTGGACCTGTACCTCTGCGGCACGCTCAACCAAGCCCACGCCGACCACGTGGAGCTGGTGCGCCGCCTGCTCCCCCTGCTGCCAGCCGCCGCCCGGTCGGGCGCAGGCCTGCCGGTACCGGCCGCCGGCAACCCTCGGCCCTGA
- a CDS encoding CPBP family intramembrane glutamic endopeptidase: MTLQPLTTRQSVLLFSISAGIFRLSVYHLMPYLHRNGLSEFWSFIFSYSLPLALMLTAAVVGVAAENNLACWRHRLRLHTLTWRTVGISTGLFAVSFLASGLLLPSAALLASYGPFAPPAFLPAVLNPLRAPPFGELLTFMGVSLRGAYWVLPVYFTFLTVFNIMGEEVWFRGYMLPRQELAWGKLTWLYHGLFWCLFHFPLYPWMIVYLLPTTLAVSYAAYSLKTTWGGFIVHYLGNGLLVFLPIALAVVK; the protein is encoded by the coding sequence ATGACGTTGCAACCGCTGACCACCAGACAATCCGTGCTGTTATTTAGCATATCAGCGGGAATCTTTCGGCTTTCTGTTTACCATCTGATGCCTTATCTGCATCGAAATGGACTGTCTGAATTCTGGTCTTTTATCTTTAGCTATAGCCTGCCGCTTGCCCTTATGCTAACTGCCGCAGTTGTGGGCGTGGCGGCTGAAAATAACCTGGCGTGCTGGCGGCACCGACTCCGGCTGCACACGCTTACCTGGCGAACGGTGGGGATATCCACCGGTTTATTCGCGGTGAGTTTTTTGGCCTCGGGCCTGTTGCTGCCTTCGGCGGCCCTGCTTGCTTCTTACGGGCCCTTTGCGCCGCCGGCATTCCTTCCGGCCGTGCTCAACCCGCTTCGGGCCCCTCCCTTTGGTGAGCTACTCACCTTCATGGGCGTTTCCTTGCGTGGCGCCTATTGGGTGCTTCCCGTCTATTTCACCTTCCTGACGGTTTTCAACATTATGGGGGAGGAAGTGTGGTTTAGAGGCTACATGCTGCCACGCCAGGAACTTGCGTGGGGAAAGTTAACCTGGCTGTACCATGGCCTTTTCTGGTGCTTGTTTCATTTTCCCCTGTACCCCTGGATGATAGTGTACTTGCTGCCTACCACCTTGGCCGTGAGTTATGCAGCGTACTCGCTAAAAACTACGTGGGGTGGATTTATCGTCCATTATTTGGGCAATGGGCTACTGGTATTCCTGCCGATTGCCCTGGCAGTTGTCAAGTAG
- a CDS encoding helix-turn-helix domain-containing protein: MEYFAVSSLAVGLFLGSLILDKPARSAADWLLAGWFGLLCVHLAAVWVVAFGQPGRWWSVLPLSQALTLLTGAQLWLYARALTEPQFQLRAHLPHLLPVVLALLTVGWMGLVGPGHGVQPLLAVTAGGGLLSVACYAAATLRVVRRAARRPSLAGRLGWLRLAAGSLLGLVLVFGSSQLVRASGLLAVAQFGNWYANLLFCGVVIVMGYGSVRRYVGVDAVAADAVLLAAQPVAGVEEEAAGKEETSSAETTSSVAALLQKPLPVMPASDGASPAIDSVAVKYRRSGQSPPDLEALWQRLREHMAAERPYLWPELSLPQLSQQLGVSVHHVSRVINEWGGQHFYDFVNGYRVAAVRERLRAGAHHRLTLLGVALECGFNSKASFNRAFHKTTGLTPTAYLAGQRVASLEQPVSAPKHDQLAVQTRRSR; encoded by the coding sequence ATGGAATATTTCGCGGTGAGCAGCCTGGCAGTAGGCTTGTTTCTGGGCAGTTTGATCCTGGACAAACCGGCGCGCTCCGCAGCTGACTGGCTACTGGCCGGCTGGTTCGGATTGTTGTGCGTGCACTTGGCTGCCGTGTGGGTGGTGGCGTTTGGCCAGCCGGGGCGGTGGTGGAGCGTGCTGCCCCTGAGTCAGGCGCTGACGCTGCTGACGGGCGCGCAGCTGTGGCTGTACGCCCGGGCCCTCACCGAACCCCAATTTCAGCTACGGGCTCACCTGCCGCACCTGCTGCCGGTGGTGCTGGCGCTGCTAACGGTGGGCTGGATGGGCTTGGTGGGTCCTGGGCATGGTGTGCAGCCGCTGCTGGCGGTTACCGCCGGAGGAGGCCTGCTCAGCGTAGCATGTTATGCAGCAGCCACCCTGCGGGTGGTGCGGCGGGCGGCCAGACGGCCCAGCTTGGCCGGGCGGCTGGGGTGGCTGCGCTTGGCGGCCGGCAGCCTGCTGGGGCTGGTGCTGGTGTTTGGCAGCAGCCAGCTGGTGCGGGCCAGTGGCCTGCTGGCCGTAGCCCAGTTCGGCAACTGGTACGCGAATCTGTTGTTCTGCGGCGTGGTTATCGTCATGGGCTACGGCAGCGTGCGGCGGTATGTCGGTGTTGACGCCGTGGCGGCCGATGCGGTCCTGCTGGCGGCGCAGCCGGTTGCCGGAGTAGAGGAGGAGGCCGCCGGAAAGGAAGAAACTTCGTCAGCCGAAACCACATCGAGCGTAGCAGCGCTGCTTCAGAAGCCGCTCCCGGTCATGCCCGCTTCCGATGGCGCGTCGCCTGCCATCGACTCGGTTGCGGTTAAGTACCGGCGCTCCGGCCAGTCGCCCCCCGACTTGGAGGCCCTGTGGCAGCGGCTGCGGGAGCACATGGCCGCTGAGCGGCCCTATCTCTGGCCCGAACTGAGCTTGCCTCAGTTAAGCCAGCAGCTGGGCGTATCGGTTCACCACGTGTCGCGGGTCATCAACGAGTGGGGCGGGCAGCATTTCTACGATTTTGTGAACGGCTACCGGGTGGCTGCCGTGCGGGAGCGGCTGCGCGCCGGCGCCCATCACCGGCTAACGCTGCTGGGCGTGGCCCTGGAATGCGGCTTTAACTCCAAAGCTTCCTTCAACCGGGCCTTCCACAAAACCACCGGACTCACCCCCACAGCCTATTTGGCCGGGCAGCGGGTAGCTAGCCTTGAGCAACCGGTGTCAGCGCCGAAGCACGACCAACTGGCAGTCCAAACAAGGCGCAGCCGATAG
- a CDS encoding sensor histidine kinase yields MLQKQPGASSDSGGPAQADSALSARGLWRPALALWGGFAGVSYVVVSLGQWVLGEAMLWSGSAYWALRWSLWLACTPFIVALARRFPLLAARGAGGWARTLGAHLLGSLGLTAVTLLLVFAATAPLFRWEAGLHFGWRHALNWVFTSYDTFLALYLLVVVGYGLLAQSRRTRRLEQAHTAALLHNAALQSQLSEARLLALRMQLNPHFLFNTHQAIVGLILQGDGPGAIEMLAALSELLRAVLTEEPRPLVPLHEEVAVVEKYLAIQQIRFRHKLRVHVGLPPEAREALLPSFLLQPLVENAVVHGLEGLRGPACLTLEARVSDGQLHISLHDNGLGAGATPRRAPAGSGGVGLRNTRARLQQQYGAGAALRLVQAPGQGTLVEVTLPYEPAPTAAAATTSRPEPALP; encoded by the coding sequence ATGTTACAAAAGCAGCCAGGGGCTTCGTCTGATTCCGGCGGCCCGGCCCAAGCCGATTCCGCGCTGTCCGCGCGCGGGCTGTGGCGGCCGGCGCTGGCGCTGTGGGGCGGTTTTGCCGGGGTGTCATACGTAGTCGTGTCGCTGGGGCAGTGGGTGCTGGGCGAGGCCATGCTGTGGAGCGGCTCGGCCTACTGGGCCCTGCGCTGGTCGCTGTGGCTGGCCTGCACCCCGTTCATCGTGGCCCTAGCCCGGCGCTTTCCGCTGCTGGCCGCCCGCGGAGCCGGGGGCTGGGCCCGCACGCTGGGGGCGCATCTGCTGGGCAGCCTGGGCCTGACGGCGGTGACGCTGCTGCTGGTGTTTGCGGCTACGGCCCCGCTGTTTCGGTGGGAGGCGGGCCTGCACTTCGGCTGGCGCCACGCCCTGAACTGGGTATTTACCAGCTACGATACCTTTCTGGCGTTGTATCTGCTGGTGGTGGTGGGCTACGGCCTGCTGGCCCAGAGCCGGCGCACCCGCCGCCTGGAGCAGGCCCACACGGCGGCCCTGTTGCACAACGCGGCCCTGCAGAGCCAACTCAGCGAAGCCCGCCTGCTGGCGCTGCGCATGCAGCTGAACCCGCACTTCCTGTTCAACACCCACCAAGCCATCGTGGGCCTGATTCTGCAGGGCGACGGACCGGGGGCCATTGAGATGCTGGCGGCCCTAAGCGAGTTGCTACGGGCCGTTCTCACGGAAGAGCCTCGCCCGCTGGTGCCCCTGCACGAGGAAGTAGCCGTGGTAGAAAAGTACCTGGCCATTCAGCAGATTCGCTTTCGCCACAAGTTGCGCGTGCACGTAGGGCTGCCCCCCGAGGCCCGCGAGGCGCTGCTACCCTCGTTTCTGCTGCAGCCGCTGGTGGAAAATGCCGTGGTACACGGCCTGGAGGGCCTGCGCGGACCTGCTTGCCTTACCCTGGAGGCCCGCGTGAGCGACGGCCAGTTGCACATTTCCCTGCACGACAACGGCCTGGGGGCCGGTGCGACGCCGCGCCGGGCACCGGCCGGCAGCGGCGGGGTGGGCCTGCGCAACACCCGCGCCCGCCTGCAGCAGCAGTACGGCGCGGGCGCCGCCCTGCGCCTGGTGCAGGCACCCGGGCAGGGCACCCTGGTGGAAGTAACGCTCCCCTACGAGCCCGCCCCAACTGCTGCCGCCGCCACTACTAGCCGCCCCGAACCCGCCCTGCCATGA